The following are encoded together in the Rhodanobacter soli genome:
- a CDS encoding alpha/beta hydrolase: MKLCTIALCLLVACASAHAATTVWQPAAGNTQIPIWPGAAPDAQQVPGPETAKVSDKLLAGKPVTAVTNVTRPTMTVYAPKGKNTRAAVVVFPGGGFQILAMDLEGTEACDWLTSRGITCVLLKYRIPSAPYEWQCDCRPHNFALSVPSLEDAQRTMRLVRHHAAEWHIDPHRIGVLGFSAGGFLVAEISTNFARRLYSPVDAADRESARPDFAMPIYPGHLATDDDKFNANVPVSRETPPTFLVQAEDDYVDGVNQSLAYYIALKNAKVPTEMHLYAHGGHAFGLRPTSNPITRWPALAEMWMVTIGMIPAAGR, from the coding sequence ATGAAGCTTTGCACGATTGCCCTATGCCTGCTGGTCGCATGCGCAAGCGCGCATGCAGCGACGACGGTTTGGCAACCCGCCGCTGGAAACACTCAGATACCGATCTGGCCGGGAGCAGCGCCTGATGCACAGCAGGTTCCCGGTCCGGAAACGGCGAAGGTGAGCGACAAGTTGTTGGCTGGCAAGCCGGTGACTGCGGTGACCAATGTGACCCGCCCCACGATGACGGTCTATGCGCCTAAGGGGAAGAATACGAGAGCTGCGGTCGTGGTGTTTCCGGGTGGCGGCTTCCAGATCCTGGCCATGGATCTCGAAGGCACCGAAGCCTGCGACTGGCTCACGTCCAGGGGCATCACCTGTGTCCTGCTGAAGTACCGCATCCCGAGTGCGCCCTATGAATGGCAGTGCGATTGCCGCCCGCACAATTTCGCCTTGTCGGTGCCGTCATTGGAGGACGCGCAGCGAACGATGCGGCTGGTGCGCCATCACGCAGCGGAATGGCACATCGATCCGCACAGGATTGGCGTGCTCGGGTTTTCGGCGGGCGGGTTCCTGGTGGCGGAGATCAGCACGAACTTTGCGCGGCGCCTGTATTCCCCCGTGGACGCCGCCGACAGGGAAAGCGCCCGGCCCGATTTCGCCATGCCCATCTATCCGGGGCATCTCGCGACCGATGACGACAAGTTCAATGCCAATGTCCCTGTCTCCCGCGAGACGCCGCCAACGTTCCTGGTGCAGGCGGAAGACGACTACGTGGATGGCGTCAACCAGTCGCTGGCCTATTACATCGCGCTGAAGAACGCCAAGGTGCCGACCGAGATGCACCTGTACGCGCACGGCGGGCATGCGTTCGGGCTGAGGCCGACGTCGAATCCGATCACGCGCTGGCCCGCCCTGGCCGAGATGTGGATGGTCACCATCGGGATGATTCCCGCTGCGGGTCGATAG
- a CDS encoding MBL fold metallo-hydrolase has protein sequence MRSFGKAARGERLERLHSLPLWDGERLRNIHPVLPGLRDASTPQPTLRDFVCGDADRTPPAPLPAEDPRGAWLKSPASGLRATWLGHSTVLLEIDGWRVLTDPVWGQRASPFTLLGPKRFQPVPVSLRDLPAIDAVVISHDHYDHLDYPTIRALAKSDVPFVTSLGVGAHLEAWGIAPSRITELAWWQTHRVPGTGLDITAAPSQHFSGRGLKDRNLTLWSSLVMQGERHSVFFSGDTGLTSEYETIRDRLGPFDLVMLEVGAFHPSWGDIHLGPANALAAHDMLGGGVLMPVHWGTFALSTHAWDEPVETLLSLADPHRAHLLLPQLGQAVEPVERRPVTPWWRRDERAARKPGVEPDPVEASGADRLAGSVPWPLD, from the coding sequence ATGCGATCTTTCGGCAAAGCCGCCCGGGGCGAACGTCTCGAACGTCTGCACTCCCTGCCGTTGTGGGATGGCGAGCGGTTGCGCAACATCCATCCGGTGTTGCCCGGTTTGCGCGATGCGTCCACACCGCAGCCCACGCTGCGCGACTTTGTCTGCGGCGATGCGGATCGCACCCCGCCTGCGCCACTGCCCGCCGAGGATCCGCGCGGCGCGTGGCTGAAATCGCCGGCCAGCGGATTGCGCGCCACCTGGCTGGGCCATTCCACCGTGTTGCTGGAGATCGACGGCTGGCGCGTGCTGACCGATCCGGTCTGGGGCCAACGTGCCTCGCCCTTCACCCTGCTCGGCCCGAAGCGTTTCCAGCCGGTGCCGGTGAGCCTGCGCGACCTGCCCGCCATCGATGCGGTGGTGATTTCGCACGACCACTACGATCACCTGGACTACCCGACCATCCGCGCGCTGGCGAAATCGGATGTCCCCTTCGTCACCTCGCTCGGCGTCGGTGCCCATCTGGAAGCCTGGGGCATCGCGCCATCGCGCATCACCGAGCTGGCCTGGTGGCAGACCCATCGCGTGCCGGGCACCGGCCTGGACATCACGGCCGCGCCGTCGCAGCATTTTTCCGGGCGCGGCCTGAAGGATCGCAACCTCACCCTGTGGTCGTCACTGGTGATGCAGGGCGAACGGCACAGCGTGTTCTTCAGCGGCGACACCGGCCTCACCAGCGAATACGAGACCATTCGCGACCGGCTTGGTCCGTTCGACCTGGTGATGCTGGAAGTCGGTGCGTTCCATCCCTCGTGGGGCGACATCCACCTGGGGCCGGCCAATGCACTGGCGGCGCATGACATGCTCGGCGGCGGCGTGCTGATGCCGGTGCACTGGGGCACGTTCGCGCTTTCCACACACGCCTGGGACGAGCCGGTGGAAACCCTGCTCTCGCTGGCCGATCCGCATCGGGCGCACCTGCTGCTGCCGCAGCTCGGCCAGGCGGTCGAGCCGGTGGAACGACGGCCGGTGACGCCGTGGTGGCGCCGCGACGAAAGAGCTGCCCGGAAACCCGGCGTCGAACCCGATCCCGTCGAAGCCTCCGGCGCCGATCGCCTGGCGGGTTCGGTCCCGTGGCCGCTCGACTGA
- the bhcC gene encoding 3-hydroxy-D-aspartate aldolase BhcC: MNATMDSADCEVGYDIPALPGMDEADIQTPCLVLDLDALERNIVKMGDYAKAHGVRHRSHGKMHKSVDVQKLQESLGDAVGVCCQKVSEAEAFARGGIRDILVSNEVRDPGKIDRLARLPRYGARVIVCVDDVANVAELSAAAQRHGTTLECLVEIDCGAGRCGVATTGEAVAIAQAIDATPALGFTGIQAYQGAMQHLESYAERKAKLDDAIVLAKAVVESLQTAGLTPELVSGGGTGSYYFESNSGIYNELQCGSYAFMDADYGRIRDKDGHRIDQGEWENALFILTSVMSRAKPGQAVCDAGLKVQSLDSGLPVIHGRDDVTYLSASDEHGVIEDKRGVLRINEKLKLVPGHCDPTCNLHDWYVGVRNGKVEVVWPVSARGKSY, from the coding sequence GTGAACGCAACGATGGATTCCGCCGACTGCGAGGTCGGCTATGACATCCCCGCCCTGCCGGGCATGGACGAGGCGGATATCCAGACGCCCTGCCTGGTGCTCGACCTCGACGCGCTGGAGCGCAACATCGTGAAGATGGGCGACTACGCGAAAGCGCACGGTGTGCGTCACCGCAGCCACGGCAAGATGCACAAGTCGGTCGACGTGCAGAAGCTGCAGGAAAGCCTGGGCGACGCGGTCGGCGTCTGCTGCCAGAAGGTTTCCGAAGCCGAGGCCTTTGCGCGTGGCGGCATCCGGGACATCCTCGTGTCGAATGAGGTGCGCGACCCGGGCAAGATCGACCGGCTCGCGCGCCTGCCGCGCTACGGCGCGCGGGTCATCGTCTGCGTCGACGACGTGGCGAACGTGGCCGAGCTTTCGGCTGCGGCGCAAAGGCATGGCACGACGCTGGAGTGCCTCGTCGAGATCGACTGCGGCGCGGGCCGTTGCGGCGTTGCCACGACCGGCGAAGCGGTTGCGATTGCCCAGGCGATCGACGCCACGCCGGCCCTGGGATTCACCGGCATCCAGGCGTATCAGGGCGCCATGCAGCATCTGGAAAGCTATGCGGAGCGCAAGGCGAAGCTCGACGACGCCATTGTCCTGGCGAAGGCGGTGGTCGAAAGCCTGCAGACGGCCGGGCTGACACCCGAACTCGTCTCGGGCGGCGGCACGGGCTCCTACTACTTCGAGTCCAATTCAGGCATCTACAACGAGCTGCAATGCGGCAGCTACGCTTTCATGGATGCGGACTACGGGCGCATCAGGGACAAGGACGGCCATCGCATCGACCAGGGCGAATGGGAGAACGCGCTGTTCATCCTGACCTCGGTGATGAGCCGCGCGAAACCCGGCCAGGCAGTCTGCGACGCGGGCCTCAAGGTGCAATCGCTCGACAGCGGCCTACCCGTCATCCACGGCCGCGACGACGTGACGTACCTAAGCGCCTCGGACGAGCACGGCGTGATCGAGGACAAGCGTGGCGTCCTGCGCATCAACGAAAAGCTGAAGCTCGTGCCCGGCCATTGCGACCCGACCTGCAACCTCCACGACTGGTACGTCGGCGTGCGCAACGGCAAGGTCGAGGTGGTGTGGCCGGTGTCGGCGCGCGGAAAGAGCTACTGA
- a CDS encoding dihydrofolate reductase family protein — MLKMSVSLDGFVAGPNGEADWVFRSSGGADSTAWVLDTLRGAGVHIMGSRSYHDMAAFWPYSDMPIAPPMNDIPKVIFSRTGIKNTPVDPSPMLAEAKARNAGRHGATPTAAVLQSWAEPTVASGDLVEEVLRLKEQPGNYILAHGGARFAQSLIAAGLVDEYRLGIHPVVLGHGLSLFSALRSPVDLHLVSMTPFASGAVAAVYQPA; from the coding sequence GTGTTGAAGATGTCCGTTTCCCTGGACGGCTTTGTCGCCGGGCCGAACGGCGAGGCCGACTGGGTCTTCCGGTCATCGGGCGGCGCCGATTCCACGGCGTGGGTGCTCGATACGCTGCGCGGAGCCGGCGTGCACATCATGGGGAGCCGCAGCTATCACGACATGGCGGCGTTCTGGCCCTATTCGGACATGCCGATCGCCCCGCCGATGAACGACATCCCCAAGGTCATTTTTTCGAGGACGGGGATCAAGAACACACCGGTGGATCCGTCGCCGATGCTCGCCGAGGCGAAAGCGCGCAATGCGGGGCGGCATGGCGCCACGCCGACAGCGGCGGTCCTGCAGTCCTGGGCCGAGCCCACGGTGGCAAGCGGCGATCTTGTGGAGGAAGTCCTGCGGCTGAAGGAACAGCCGGGCAACTACATCCTTGCGCATGGCGGCGCCCGGTTCGCCCAAAGCCTCATTGCCGCCGGCCTCGTCGACGAATACCGGCTGGGCATTCACCCGGTGGTGTTGGGCCACGGCCTGTCGCTGTTCTCCGCACTGCGCAGCCCGGTTGATCTACACCTGGTCAGCATGACCCCCTTCGCCTCTGGCGCCGTGGCAGCCGTCTACCAGCCGGCATGA
- a CDS encoding serine hydrolase domain-containing protein produces MCPTLWVRLLTALCLLVALPSAARAQSTQTIGQQREAVLFWPQAQREAQFRQMYERFPSDRAAHGTHVHALPQGKPLELGVQGASGVLANYMDKHHLAGVMVLQHGRVRLQRYALGFGPEQRWESFSVAKSVTSTLLGIALQRGDIHSLDDTLGTYIPELRDSAYAKVTVQQLLTMTSGVHWNEDYADAKSDVAQMYLGACVDGQAHILSYLKKQPRQWPAGTHFNYNTAETDLLGILVQRATHRSLAVYLSQTIWKPYGMAADAYWIKDECDGSDTGGSGLSATLGDYARLGQFMLDGGRIAGKPVIAKAWLDGALRRQESVDDPDRGYGYLWWTDTDGSYAAIGIFGQMVYVDPARQLVIAQVGAWPHATSDELVAARREFVATVKRALDAERKSSAH; encoded by the coding sequence ATGTGTCCAACCCTCTGGGTCCGCCTGCTCACCGCGCTATGCCTCCTCGTAGCGCTGCCATCGGCCGCCCGCGCGCAAAGCACGCAGACCATCGGCCAGCAACGCGAAGCCGTGCTGTTCTGGCCGCAGGCGCAGCGCGAGGCGCAGTTCCGGCAGATGTACGAGCGGTTTCCCAGCGATCGTGCCGCACACGGTACGCATGTGCACGCGCTGCCGCAGGGCAAGCCGCTGGAGTTGGGCGTGCAGGGTGCGTCGGGGGTGTTGGCCAACTATATGGACAAGCACCACCTCGCCGGCGTGATGGTGCTGCAGCACGGGCGCGTCCGCCTGCAGCGCTATGCGCTGGGCTTCGGGCCGGAGCAGCGCTGGGAGTCGTTCTCGGTGGCGAAGTCGGTGACGTCCACGTTGCTGGGCATCGCGTTGCAACGTGGCGACATCCACAGCCTGGACGACACGCTGGGCACGTACATCCCGGAGTTGCGCGACAGTGCCTACGCCAAGGTTACGGTGCAGCAGTTGCTGACGATGACTTCCGGTGTGCATTGGAACGAGGACTACGCCGATGCCAAGTCGGACGTGGCGCAGATGTACCTCGGCGCCTGCGTCGACGGCCAGGCGCATATCCTGTCGTACCTGAAGAAACAGCCGCGGCAGTGGCCGGCCGGCACGCACTTCAACTACAACACTGCGGAAACCGACCTGCTCGGCATCCTGGTGCAGCGTGCCACGCACCGTTCGCTGGCCGTCTACCTGTCGCAGACCATCTGGAAGCCCTACGGCATGGCCGCCGATGCGTACTGGATCAAGGACGAGTGCGATGGCAGCGACACCGGCGGTAGCGGGCTGTCAGCCACGCTAGGCGACTATGCGCGACTGGGGCAGTTCATGCTCGACGGCGGGCGCATCGCGGGCAAGCCGGTAATCGCCAAGGCGTGGCTTGATGGCGCGCTGCGCCGCCAGGAAAGCGTCGATGATCCCGACCGCGGCTACGGCTATTTGTGGTGGACGGATACCGACGGCAGCTATGCGGCGATCGGCATCTTCGGCCAGATGGTCTACGTCGACCCCGCGCGCCAGCTGGTGATCGCCCAAGTCGGCGCATGGCCGCATGCGACGTCCGACGAACTGGTCGCCGCGCGGCGCGAGTTCGTGGCCACCGTCAAGCGTGCGCTGGATGCGGAGCGGAAGTCGTCGGCGCACTGA
- a CDS encoding PepSY domain-containing protein: MLPLLIGLSVCSVALAQDPAATTQSATTTIQTTTTASTWTTQPPTGALSEEAIKTAIANAGYKEVKDLKFKDGVWRSKARGGNKQWVELAVGPVNGKVYVNDAPSKLNKDEITAKLTAAGYEGVHDVEYEHGLWSADAKTRRGTDVDLLVDPGDGSVVAKSRD, from the coding sequence ATGCTTCCCCTACTAATCGGACTGTCGGTTTGCAGTGTCGCCCTCGCGCAGGATCCAGCTGCCACCACCCAGTCGGCGACAACGACCATCCAGACCACCACCACGGCTTCCACCTGGACCACGCAACCGCCGACCGGCGCATTGAGCGAGGAGGCCATCAAAACCGCGATCGCCAATGCCGGCTACAAAGAGGTCAAGGACCTGAAGTTCAAGGACGGCGTATGGCGCAGCAAGGCCCGCGGCGGCAACAAGCAATGGGTCGAGCTCGCCGTGGGACCGGTGAACGGCAAGGTCTACGTCAACGACGCACCGTCCAAACTCAACAAGGACGAGATCACGGCCAAACTGACTGCGGCCGGCTACGAGGGCGTCCATGACGTGGAGTACGAGCACGGCCTGTGGAGCGCTGACGCCAAGACCAGGCGCGGCACCGACGTCGACCTGCTGGTCGATCCGGGCGATGGCAGCGTGGTAGCCAAGTCGCGCGACTGA
- a CDS encoding alpha/beta hydrolase family protein produces the protein MRHVAMTACRSLQFRLLSWKVDRMTIRSRRALVSRMLILVLFFAPVVAIAQAVTGVGFQAIAIHDPVNGGTTPGYVFYPSAQPSKTTWRGPYELHATPDAPPLAGAKPLVVISHGHGGSDLGHHDLAAYLASHGFVVATLEHPKDNFHDMSGVGTAAVLAGRPIQVKAAISELLHDPHWKTLIDPKRIGVTGFSAGGYAALMVVGAVPRFDLYVGYCERHPQDPDCGLLQKLQSQGTATAALAALQAGVDRWGKPDDPRVKAAFAMAPLSLVFDKAGLAHVDRPVFLYYGQDDRVLLPQENVLHIAPLIKTLAGITMIPKAGHYVFLSPCSPQLAKGAPDICKDPPGVDRVAAHQRINASALAFFRKTLGAATH, from the coding sequence ATGCGTCACGTCGCCATGACAGCGTGCCGCTCATTACAATTCCGCCTTCTTTCGTGGAAGGTCGACCGCATGACTATTCGTTCACGCCGTGCTCTGGTGAGCCGCATGCTCATCCTGGTGCTGTTCTTCGCACCAGTCGTCGCCATCGCCCAGGCCGTGACCGGCGTGGGATTTCAAGCGATCGCGATTCACGACCCGGTCAACGGCGGTACGACGCCCGGCTACGTGTTCTATCCGTCCGCGCAACCTTCGAAGACCACCTGGCGCGGGCCTTATGAATTGCATGCCACGCCCGACGCACCACCCCTCGCCGGCGCCAAGCCGCTGGTGGTGATCTCGCACGGCCACGGCGGGTCGGACCTGGGCCATCACGATCTCGCGGCGTACCTGGCGAGCCACGGCTTTGTGGTGGCGACGCTGGAACATCCCAAGGACAATTTCCACGACATGAGCGGCGTCGGAACCGCAGCCGTGCTGGCCGGCCGGCCGATCCAGGTAAAGGCTGCGATCAGCGAACTGCTGCACGATCCGCACTGGAAGACGCTGATCGATCCGAAGCGGATCGGCGTCACCGGTTTTTCCGCCGGCGGCTACGCCGCGCTGATGGTCGTGGGCGCGGTGCCACGTTTCGATCTCTACGTGGGCTACTGCGAACGCCATCCCCAGGACCCGGACTGCGGGCTGCTGCAGAAACTCCAGTCCCAAGGCACCGCGACGGCGGCCCTCGCCGCACTGCAGGCAGGCGTCGACCGCTGGGGCAAGCCCGACGATCCGCGCGTGAAAGCCGCCTTCGCCATGGCGCCACTGAGCCTGGTGTTCGACAAGGCCGGTCTTGCCCACGTCGATCGCCCGGTTTTCCTCTATTACGGCCAGGACGATCGGGTGCTGCTGCCGCAGGAAAACGTCCTGCACATCGCACCGCTGATCAAGACGCTCGCCGGCATCACGATGATTCCCAAGGCGGGGCATTACGTGTTTCTCTCGCCGTGCTCGCCGCAACTCGCCAAGGGCGCACCGGACATTTGCAAGGACCCGCCGGGCGTCGATCGCGTCGCGGCGCACCAGCGCATCAACGCCAGCGCACTGGCGTTCTTCCGCAAGACGCTTGGCGCCGCAACGCACTGA